A genomic segment from Spinacia oleracea cultivar Varoflay chromosome 3, BTI_SOV_V1, whole genome shotgun sequence encodes:
- the LOC110774767 gene encoding serine/threonine-protein kinase ATG1t isoform X1: MNSSEITPKNNWLISDFILREKISETPFSTVWKANHRNNPDFKDVALKKITLSKLTPNLKASLDCEIHFLSTVNHPNIIRLMGFFQAEGCLFLVYEFCNGGNLASYIHRHGGVQEQIARDFMYQLRDGLRIMRSHQIVHRDLKPQNILLSSCDSRTLLKIADFGLSRVLHSGDYAVTVCGSPLYMAPEMLGFQRYDDKVDMWSIGAILFELLNGYPPFNGRTNVQLLKNIKASKGLPFSQLILQKIHPDCFDMCSRLLYVNPANRLSVEEIYCHRFFVQTKEGL; the protein is encoded by the exons GATTTCATATTGAGAGAAAAAATCAGTGAAACCCCATTTTCCACTGTTTGGAAAGCTAATCATCGGAATAACCCTGATTTCAAGGATGTAGCTTTGAAGAAAATCACACTTTCTAAGctaaccccaaatcttaaagCTTCCCTTGATTGTGAGATTCATTTCTTATCCACTGTTAATCATCCTAATATTATCCGTCTTATGGGTTTCTTTCAG GCTGAAGGTTGTTTGTTTTTGGTCTATGAGTTTTGCAATGGGGGTAATCTGGCTTCTTATATTCATCGTCATGGTGGAGTCCAAGAGCAAATAGCTAGAGACTTTATGTATCAACTAC GTGATGGTTTAAGAATTATGCGAAGCCATCAGATCGTCCATCGAGATTTGAAGCCACAG AATATTCTATTATCGAGTTGTGACAGCAGGACGCTACTAAAGATAGCTGATTTTGGCCTTTCAAG GGTTTTGCACTCGGGGGATTATGCTGTAACTGTTTGCGGCTCACCTTTGTATATGGCCCCAGAAATGTTGGGGTTTCAAAGATATGACGATAAG GTTGACATGTGGAGCATTGGGGCAATcctttttgaacttttaaatggTTATCCACCTTTTAATGGCAGGACTAATGTTCAG CTCTTGAAGAACATAAAAGCTTCTAAAGGCCTTCCATTTTCACAGCTTATCCTACAAAAGATACACCCAGATTGTTTTGACATGTGTTCTAGGCTGCTATATGTAAATCCAG CTAACAGGTTGTCAGTAGAAGAAATTTACTGCCATAGATTCTTCGTGCAAACAAAGGAAGGGCTATGA
- the LOC110774767 gene encoding serine/threonine-protein kinase ATG1t isoform X2: MNSSEITPKNNWLISDFILREKISETPFSTVWKANHRNNPDFKDVALKKITLSKLTPNLKASLDCEIHFLSTVNHPNIIRLMGFFQAEGCLFLVYEFCNGGNLASYIHRHGGVQEQIARDFMYQLRDGLRIMRSHQIVHRDLKPQNILLSSCDSRTLLKIADFGLSRVLHSGDYAVTVCGSPLYMAPEMLGFQRYDDKLLKNIKASKGLPFSQLILQKIHPDCFDMCSRLLYVNPANRLSVEEIYCHRFFVQTKEGL; the protein is encoded by the exons GATTTCATATTGAGAGAAAAAATCAGTGAAACCCCATTTTCCACTGTTTGGAAAGCTAATCATCGGAATAACCCTGATTTCAAGGATGTAGCTTTGAAGAAAATCACACTTTCTAAGctaaccccaaatcttaaagCTTCCCTTGATTGTGAGATTCATTTCTTATCCACTGTTAATCATCCTAATATTATCCGTCTTATGGGTTTCTTTCAG GCTGAAGGTTGTTTGTTTTTGGTCTATGAGTTTTGCAATGGGGGTAATCTGGCTTCTTATATTCATCGTCATGGTGGAGTCCAAGAGCAAATAGCTAGAGACTTTATGTATCAACTAC GTGATGGTTTAAGAATTATGCGAAGCCATCAGATCGTCCATCGAGATTTGAAGCCACAG AATATTCTATTATCGAGTTGTGACAGCAGGACGCTACTAAAGATAGCTGATTTTGGCCTTTCAAG GGTTTTGCACTCGGGGGATTATGCTGTAACTGTTTGCGGCTCACCTTTGTATATGGCCCCAGAAATGTTGGGGTTTCAAAGATATGACGATAAG CTCTTGAAGAACATAAAAGCTTCTAAAGGCCTTCCATTTTCACAGCTTATCCTACAAAAGATACACCCAGATTGTTTTGACATGTGTTCTAGGCTGCTATATGTAAATCCAG CTAACAGGTTGTCAGTAGAAGAAATTTACTGCCATAGATTCTTCGTGCAAACAAAGGAAGGGCTATGA